A DNA window from Legionella sp. MW5194 contains the following coding sequences:
- a CDS encoding S24 family peptidase, with the protein MEIEELDLDHEQRCAIAQNLSELMAIRNTTETKVAQELNIPVMTIRRLLSGETTDPRVYTLKTLADYFGVTVDTLLAPNSKTNPHHLNHSRPTFVPVFDWDTAKNAGAVDLKKWKEWLPITIEKNQSLSAQAFALESRPSMYPRYSPGTVFVFDPELTPADGDLVLVNLRENNELTLRGLYIDPPEWELHPINQGAPILKFDKNAHEIVAVVFLTLFFNRKIRSQG; encoded by the coding sequence ATGGAGATTGAGGAACTAGACCTTGACCATGAGCAGCGTTGCGCGATTGCTCAAAACCTTAGTGAACTTATGGCGATTCGCAATACAACGGAAACGAAAGTCGCTCAGGAGTTGAATATTCCTGTAATGACTATTAGACGGTTACTATCCGGTGAAACCACAGACCCGAGAGTCTATACATTAAAAACGCTTGCTGATTACTTCGGTGTTACTGTTGATACATTGCTTGCGCCCAACTCTAAAACCAATCCTCACCATCTTAATCATTCTCGGCCTACTTTTGTTCCTGTCTTTGATTGGGATACTGCGAAAAATGCTGGCGCTGTTGATCTAAAGAAGTGGAAAGAGTGGCTGCCTATTACCATTGAAAAAAATCAGAGTTTAAGTGCTCAAGCCTTTGCTCTTGAAAGCCGCCCCTCGATGTATCCGCGCTATTCGCCAGGAACGGTTTTTGTTTTTGATCCGGAGTTAACCCCGGCTGATGGTGATTTAGTATTGGTTAATTTACGGGAAAATAACGAACTAACGTTACGAGGATTATATATCGATCCCCCCGAATGGGAACTACATCCCATTAATCAGGGCGCACCCATTCTGAAATTTGATAAAAATGCACATGAGATAGTCGCTGTAGTGTTCTTAACACTGTTTTTTAATAGGAAAATACGCTCCCAAGGATGA
- a CDS encoding queuosine precursor transporter: MSTKSGKQTFIDNPIAYKVLLLLSMLYMSIMLCNAVLTNRYIGTDALFVLGGSFTSPLVFILDDIIAEVYGYKITQWLIVSGFLAQLFFVLVCQLVLISPHPVFFKEQGFYNYVLGLSLLRITISGFIAYIVANLANSYILTRWKVLLKGRHFWLRSLGSSTFSELLYSFFAILMMELASIPLSSILKVVAISFSIKAIYSIVFAGPANLFVNCIKNKTGMDVYDFPKKFTPFKYSKEHQEIIA; encoded by the coding sequence ATGAGCACTAAAAGTGGAAAACAAACATTTATAGACAATCCTATAGCCTATAAAGTGCTCCTGTTACTGAGCATGCTTTATATGAGCATCATGCTTTGCAATGCTGTTTTAACCAATCGCTATATAGGTACTGATGCCTTATTCGTCTTGGGAGGATCCTTTACTTCCCCGTTAGTATTCATTTTGGACGATATCATTGCAGAGGTGTATGGCTATAAAATTACACAATGGTTAATCGTTTCTGGATTTCTGGCACAATTATTTTTTGTTCTAGTATGCCAACTCGTTCTAATTTCACCTCATCCTGTCTTTTTTAAAGAACAAGGCTTTTATAATTATGTATTGGGCTTATCGTTACTGCGGATCACCATCAGTGGTTTTATTGCCTATATTGTCGCCAATTTAGCCAATTCTTATATTTTAACCCGATGGAAAGTACTCCTTAAAGGTCGGCATTTTTGGTTAAGGAGTTTGGGATCGTCTACTTTCTCAGAACTCCTTTACTCTTTTTTCGCCATTTTAATGATGGAACTGGCCTCTATTCCTTTAAGCAGTATCTTAAAAGTGGTGGCGATAAGTTTTTCAATAAAAGCGATTTACAGCATTGTGTTTGCAGGTCCTGCAAATCTTTTTGTTAACTGCATTAAAAATAAAACGGGAATGGATGTTTATGACTTTCCCAAGAAATTTACCCCTTTTAAGTATTCAAAAGAACATCAGGAGATCATTGCATGA